AATTTTATAACGATGCTTTACTAGATTGGCGAATTCGTTTTGCCTTAAAGCAAGGTCGCTGGAAGGATGTTGAACATTTAATTCCATTATTGCAAGACAAAGACAATCCTTGTTGGCAATATTGGCTTGCTCGCGCCAAGGAAGCTCGGGGGAAAAAAGCCGAAGCACTCCCTCTGTATGAACACCTTGCCAAAACAAGGAGTTATTATGGATTTCTTGCAAGTTTACGAATTAATAAAAATTTTAGCTTTGAAAATGAACAAGTTGTCACTGATCTGAAAACCATACAGCCATACCAACCATTTACCAATCAAATCAAAGAATTATACCTATCAAATCAAAGCTTGGAAGCGTCGCGATTATTAAATGATTTTGTGATTGAATTGCCGAAAGAAGAAAAAAGTGCATTGGCGTATTGGCTAGCCCGGGAGCTGCAATGGCATGATAAATCACTGTATCTTAGCAATAATAATGAACTCAATAATCAACTGTCTTTAAGGTTTCCAATCGTTCACCAACAGACCATCGCAAAATATGCTAAAAATTATCAAATTCCACAAACCTTGGTTTTTTCCATTATTCGCCAGGAAAGCATGTTTCGTGAACAAGTTATTTCTCCTGCTGGCGCACATGGATTAATGCAGGTTATGCCGGCAACTGCACAAAATATTGCCAAACAACAACACATCTCCTATGAAGACAAAAAACAATTATTTTCACCACAGAAAAATATAAATATTGGAGTAGCTTACCTGCAATATCTGGCAAAACGCTTTGGCAATCATCCGGTGTTGATGGCCGCGGCTTATAATGCTGGGCCAAGGCAGGTAAATTACTGGCTGAAAAATCATCCACCCAAGCAAATTGATATCTGGATTGAAACCCTTCCCTGGCATGAAACTCGTAATTACATAAAAACATCATTGCGTTTTATGCTGTCTATCAATATCGCATGAACGAAAGGCCCGATTTGAGCCCCTTTTTAAAACCATTGTAACTCCCCACGTCATCCCGAGTGCAGCGAGGGATCTGCCTGCAGTGGCACAATTTTTAAAGTAGCGATGGATACAAATCGTTCCATTCAGGATTCAATGCATTAATCAAATCATGCTTCTTTTTTCAAGACCACCCTTTGACTTGTTTTTCTCGCTCAATAGCCATGACGATGCCTGAACAAACTTCAAAATAAACCAGTCGATCCACATTGTATTTTTGGGTAAATCCAGCCACCAGTTTATTTTTGTGTTCATAAACACGGCGTATCAAATCATGGGTAACACCGGTATACAAAACATTATTGTGTTTATTGGTCAGAAGGTAAACGTAAGACTCCGTATGCATATACTATTCCTTGCTCTGTTGGACTGTATTGTTATCTCAGATTCCTGATAACACAGGGATAGTACCAGAAAATATAGATTGGATGGAACTGATAATGCTTAATCCTTGTTTACGGATCGTACTGATAAATCCTCGGATACGAGCAAATTGTTCAGCGCCTTGAGCGGTCCGAAAACCACCGGATATTTTTTGTTTGCGTTTCATCATTCGTAAATCACGCTCAGCATCATTATTGGTAAATGGAACTGCCAGATCATGAAGAAACCGTAAAACGTCTTGTTTGTAATGAAATAAACGCCACAAGAGGTTGTGACCTGTCCGTCGACGGTTGTCGACCTGTTTGCCTTTGCATGGCAATGGCGGCAGCGTTTCATGATACGCCAGCCCATCTCGAATAATCTTCTTGTAGATGTTGGTCAACCGCTTGATGCGAGCAACAGGTATTGCATGATGTGCATTAAAATGACGACAGCGAAGAGCCACACGTAATAGTCGGGTCATAGCCTGTGCCCATGGTTCTTTGTCATGCTCGGTTATTGCTTTTAATTCACGCAAGTGATGCTGGTTGCATAGGGCATGCTCCACACCTCCCAAATTGTAATAACTTTTCAGTGATCATGAATGACGGTACCTGAAAGGCCATCCAGTAATGATTTTCATTTTGGAGATATGTGATAATAAGTTGCCGTTTTAGTCGATGCCACATGCAACCATTGTGTTTTTCCGGCCACACGAAACCCTGTTTCATCCAGGTTTTTTACGGCAGCAGTTTTGACTGCAGACAATACCGATTCTTCAAATGATGCCAATGTATCAAAGGCAATCCGGTTATATCCAGTCCGTGTTGCAGTAGCCAGTTGAATTCCATACAGGTCATAAAACAACTGTTGCAGCCTGTCTTCTGGAATAAAATGCTGATATTGATAATACACGCTCCAACTACGAATAACTTCACCGTATTGGACAGGGGCAAGAACACCTGCAGGAAATGCTGCTGTTATCGTTTTATTACAGCACTCGCAATATTTTACTTCAGCCTGATGTTCCGTGACTTCAATTTTGGGTAGTGGAATATCAAAAACCTGGCGCTTCACAATTCCAATCACCGGCGTTGAAACTAATGAACCATAACAATCCGGGCATGTTAGCAATACATGGTTTTTGACAATATCTGGTGATTTAATCTGTTTTAACGTTTCGCCCTTGTGGCCTTTTTGGCCACCACTGTTACGTTTCCCATTTTCACGTAGTGATGTCGTATGGGGTAGTTTGCCTAACCCGTCACTTGAGGGGGGCTTTGAACTGTTGCTGCTATTCTTGTTCAGTCGTTTTTCCAGCTCTGCTATTCGTG
This genomic interval from Legionella oakridgensis ATCC 33761 = DSM 21215 contains the following:
- a CDS encoding IS66 family transposase, producing the protein MGGVEHALCNQHHLRELKAITEHDKEPWAQAMTRLLRVALRCRHFNAHHAIPVARIKRLTNIYKKIIRDGLAYHETLPPLPCKGKQVDNRRRTGHNLLWRLFHYKQDVLRFLHDLAVPFTNNDAERDLRMMKRKQKISGGFRTAQGAEQFARIRGFISTIRKQGLSIISSIQSIFSGTIPVLSGI
- a CDS encoding DUF6444 domain-containing protein; amino-acid sequence: MKDHEQIIITLLAKIAELEKIVEQQAARIAELEKRLNKNSSNSSKPPSSDGLGKLPHTTSLRENGKRNSGGQKGHKGETLKQIKSPDIVKNHVLLTCPDCYGSLVSTPVIGIVKRQVFDIPLPKIEVTEHQAEVKYCECCNKTITAAFPAGVLAPVQYGEVIRSWSVYYQYQHFIPEDRLQQLFYDLYGIQLATATRTGYNRIAFDTLASFEESVLSAVKTAAVKNLDETGFRVAGKTQWLHVASTKTATYYHISPK
- a CDS encoding GIY-YIG nuclease family protein, whose amino-acid sequence is MHTESYVYLLTNKHNNVLYTGVTHDLIRRVYEHKNKLVAGFTQKYNVDRLVYFEVCSGIVMAIEREKQVKGWS